Proteins co-encoded in one Scomber scombrus chromosome 14, fScoSco1.1, whole genome shotgun sequence genomic window:
- the rnft1 gene encoding E3 ubiquitin-protein ligase RNFT1 isoform X3 — MKLRVQNDRSDCRRALKLRESPTVMQPNSSERGAHAGNGLSLTLQPELLTRTPAPGTVAAAAAASPESNEVRVPMNSGSGESSGGTSSRRSRVNSHGHSHSHSHGHNRAQHHSNSEPELDPPDSDMDSGEPSTSMSELRCLFRWLQKSLPFLIILCAKLIIQHALGLAVGVGLFTTFLYVNKNIQTQVFLQLQCAWLLFFLISSTLLLYYTFLTETLYHCLVFLSPTIEPLGFWEVLWAVGITNFVIKFLFMGIKCLILLLPSSLVTYRAQGRLLMQTEELGQVHQSIAPVSLWFRYLVTYQEADGTPGLTLGVLLALLYLILKLLALYGQWTSLLKTVRIFLNGEHTGTAATRSQCSEAGDVCPICQGEYREPRALLCQHIFCDECIALWFNREKSCPLCRTVITEKVYKWRDGATSPHLQIY; from the exons ATGAAACTCCGGGTGCAGAATGACAG GAGTGATTGCAGAAGAGCACTGAAACTGAGGGAGTCTCCTACTGTAATGCAGCCGAATTCAAGTGAGCGGGGTGCTCATGCAGGAAATGGTTTATCCCTGACTCTGCAACCGGAGCTTCTCACCAGGACACCGGCCCCTggtactgttgctgctgcagctgctgccagCCCTGAGAGCAATGAGGTGCGGGTACCCATGAACAGTGGGTCTGGGGAGTCCAGTGGAGGTACGTCATCCAGGAGGTCCAGAGTCAACTCCCACGGCCACTcccattcacattcacatgGACACAATCGAGCGCAGCACCACTCCAATTCAGAGCCTGAGCTTGACCCGCCTGACTCTGATATGGACTCAGGAGAACCCAGTACCTCCATGTCTGAGCTCCGCTGTCTCTTTCGCTGGCTGCAAAAGAGTCTTCCTTTCCTCATCATACTGTGTGCTAAACTGATCATCCAACATGCTCTTG GACTAGCAGTTGGGGTCGGCCTCTTCACAACTTTTTtatatgtgaataaaaacattcaaactcaaGTCTTTCTTCAG CTGCAGTGTGCGTGGCTGCTGTTCTTCCTGATCTCTTCCACCCTCCTGCTTTACTACACCTTTCTCACTGAGACACTTTACCACTG CCTCGTCTTCCTCAGCCCGACTATTGAGCCGCTGGGATTCTGGGAGGTTTTATGGGCAGTCGGCATCACCAACTTCGTAATAAAGTTCCTATTTATGGGGATAAAGTGCCTTATTCTGCTGCTGCCCTCTTCACTGGTGACCTACAGAGCTCAG GGGCGGTTGCTGATGCAGACTGAGGAGCTTGGTCAGGTCCACCAGAGCATTGCTCCTGTTTCACTGTGGTTCCGCTACCTGGTCACCTACCAGGAGGCTGACGGCACCCCTGGACTCACACTGGGGGTTTTGCTGGCTTTGCTCTACCTCATACTGAAG CTTTTAGCATTGTACGGACAGTGGACGTCTTTACTGAAAACTGTGAGGATATTTCTAAATGGCGAG CATACAGGCACAGCAGCCACTAGGAGTCAGTGCAGCGAGGCTGGAGACGTCTGCCCCATCTGTCAGGGAGAGTACAGGGAGCCTCGGGCTCTGCTCTGTCAG CACATATTCTGTGACGAATGCATCGCTCTGTGGTTTAACCGGGAGAAGAGTTGCCCTCTCTGCCGCACTGTGATCACAGAGAAGGTCTACAAATGGAGGGATGGAGCCACATCTCCACACCTGCAGATTTATTGA
- the rnft1 gene encoding E3 ubiquitin-protein ligase RNFT1 isoform X1, translating into MKLRVQNDRSDCRRALKLRESPTVMQPNSSERGAHAGNGLSLTLQPELLTRTPAPGTVAAAAAASPESNEVRVPMNSGSGESSGGTSSRRSRVNSHGHSHSHSHGHNRAQHHSNSEPELDPPDSDMDSGEPSTSMSELRCLFRWLQKSLPFLIILCAKLIIQHALGLAVGVGLFTTFLYVNKNIQTQVFLQDRHSKLQCAWLLFFLISSTLLLYYTFLTETLYHCLVFLSPTIEPLGFWEVLWAVGITNFVIKFLFMGIKCLILLLPSSLVTYRAQGRLLMQTEELGQVHQSIAPVSLWFRYLVTYQEADGTPGLTLGVLLALLYLILKLLALYGQWTSLLKTVRIFLNGEHTGTAATRSQCSEAGDVCPICQGEYREPRALLCQHIFCDECIALWFNREKSCPLCRTVITEKVYKWRDGATSPHLQIY; encoded by the exons ATGAAACTCCGGGTGCAGAATGACAG GAGTGATTGCAGAAGAGCACTGAAACTGAGGGAGTCTCCTACTGTAATGCAGCCGAATTCAAGTGAGCGGGGTGCTCATGCAGGAAATGGTTTATCCCTGACTCTGCAACCGGAGCTTCTCACCAGGACACCGGCCCCTggtactgttgctgctgcagctgctgccagCCCTGAGAGCAATGAGGTGCGGGTACCCATGAACAGTGGGTCTGGGGAGTCCAGTGGAGGTACGTCATCCAGGAGGTCCAGAGTCAACTCCCACGGCCACTcccattcacattcacatgGACACAATCGAGCGCAGCACCACTCCAATTCAGAGCCTGAGCTTGACCCGCCTGACTCTGATATGGACTCAGGAGAACCCAGTACCTCCATGTCTGAGCTCCGCTGTCTCTTTCGCTGGCTGCAAAAGAGTCTTCCTTTCCTCATCATACTGTGTGCTAAACTGATCATCCAACATGCTCTTG GACTAGCAGTTGGGGTCGGCCTCTTCACAACTTTTTtatatgtgaataaaaacattcaaactcaaGTCTTTCTTCAG GATCGACACTCAAAGCTGCAGTGTGCGTGGCTGCTGTTCTTCCTGATCTCTTCCACCCTCCTGCTTTACTACACCTTTCTCACTGAGACACTTTACCACTG CCTCGTCTTCCTCAGCCCGACTATTGAGCCGCTGGGATTCTGGGAGGTTTTATGGGCAGTCGGCATCACCAACTTCGTAATAAAGTTCCTATTTATGGGGATAAAGTGCCTTATTCTGCTGCTGCCCTCTTCACTGGTGACCTACAGAGCTCAG GGGCGGTTGCTGATGCAGACTGAGGAGCTTGGTCAGGTCCACCAGAGCATTGCTCCTGTTTCACTGTGGTTCCGCTACCTGGTCACCTACCAGGAGGCTGACGGCACCCCTGGACTCACACTGGGGGTTTTGCTGGCTTTGCTCTACCTCATACTGAAG CTTTTAGCATTGTACGGACAGTGGACGTCTTTACTGAAAACTGTGAGGATATTTCTAAATGGCGAG CATACAGGCACAGCAGCCACTAGGAGTCAGTGCAGCGAGGCTGGAGACGTCTGCCCCATCTGTCAGGGAGAGTACAGGGAGCCTCGGGCTCTGCTCTGTCAG CACATATTCTGTGACGAATGCATCGCTCTGTGGTTTAACCGGGAGAAGAGTTGCCCTCTCTGCCGCACTGTGATCACAGAGAAGGTCTACAAATGGAGGGATGGAGCCACATCTCCACACCTGCAGATTTATTGA
- the rnft1 gene encoding E3 ubiquitin-protein ligase RNFT1 isoform X2 — MLTATRSDCRRALKLRESPTVMQPNSSERGAHAGNGLSLTLQPELLTRTPAPGTVAAAAAASPESNEVRVPMNSGSGESSGGTSSRRSRVNSHGHSHSHSHGHNRAQHHSNSEPELDPPDSDMDSGEPSTSMSELRCLFRWLQKSLPFLIILCAKLIIQHALGLAVGVGLFTTFLYVNKNIQTQVFLQDRHSKLQCAWLLFFLISSTLLLYYTFLTETLYHCLVFLSPTIEPLGFWEVLWAVGITNFVIKFLFMGIKCLILLLPSSLVTYRAQGRLLMQTEELGQVHQSIAPVSLWFRYLVTYQEADGTPGLTLGVLLALLYLILKLLALYGQWTSLLKTVRIFLNGEHTGTAATRSQCSEAGDVCPICQGEYREPRALLCQHIFCDECIALWFNREKSCPLCRTVITEKVYKWRDGATSPHLQIY; from the exons ATGCTAACGGCGACTCG GAGTGATTGCAGAAGAGCACTGAAACTGAGGGAGTCTCCTACTGTAATGCAGCCGAATTCAAGTGAGCGGGGTGCTCATGCAGGAAATGGTTTATCCCTGACTCTGCAACCGGAGCTTCTCACCAGGACACCGGCCCCTggtactgttgctgctgcagctgctgccagCCCTGAGAGCAATGAGGTGCGGGTACCCATGAACAGTGGGTCTGGGGAGTCCAGTGGAGGTACGTCATCCAGGAGGTCCAGAGTCAACTCCCACGGCCACTcccattcacattcacatgGACACAATCGAGCGCAGCACCACTCCAATTCAGAGCCTGAGCTTGACCCGCCTGACTCTGATATGGACTCAGGAGAACCCAGTACCTCCATGTCTGAGCTCCGCTGTCTCTTTCGCTGGCTGCAAAAGAGTCTTCCTTTCCTCATCATACTGTGTGCTAAACTGATCATCCAACATGCTCTTG GACTAGCAGTTGGGGTCGGCCTCTTCACAACTTTTTtatatgtgaataaaaacattcaaactcaaGTCTTTCTTCAG GATCGACACTCAAAGCTGCAGTGTGCGTGGCTGCTGTTCTTCCTGATCTCTTCCACCCTCCTGCTTTACTACACCTTTCTCACTGAGACACTTTACCACTG CCTCGTCTTCCTCAGCCCGACTATTGAGCCGCTGGGATTCTGGGAGGTTTTATGGGCAGTCGGCATCACCAACTTCGTAATAAAGTTCCTATTTATGGGGATAAAGTGCCTTATTCTGCTGCTGCCCTCTTCACTGGTGACCTACAGAGCTCAG GGGCGGTTGCTGATGCAGACTGAGGAGCTTGGTCAGGTCCACCAGAGCATTGCTCCTGTTTCACTGTGGTTCCGCTACCTGGTCACCTACCAGGAGGCTGACGGCACCCCTGGACTCACACTGGGGGTTTTGCTGGCTTTGCTCTACCTCATACTGAAG CTTTTAGCATTGTACGGACAGTGGACGTCTTTACTGAAAACTGTGAGGATATTTCTAAATGGCGAG CATACAGGCACAGCAGCCACTAGGAGTCAGTGCAGCGAGGCTGGAGACGTCTGCCCCATCTGTCAGGGAGAGTACAGGGAGCCTCGGGCTCTGCTCTGTCAG CACATATTCTGTGACGAATGCATCGCTCTGTGGTTTAACCGGGAGAAGAGTTGCCCTCTCTGCCGCACTGTGATCACAGAGAAGGTCTACAAATGGAGGGATGGAGCCACATCTCCACACCTGCAGATTTATTGA